In Mycolicibacterium nivoides, the DNA window CTCACCTAACAGCTCCTTAGCTCGGGCCGAGGTCCGCGGCGGGCCCCGGCGACAGCGTCACGCCTCGTCGGACTCTTCACCATCCGCATCCGAGTCCTCCTCGGCGTTGCGCGCAATCGCAATCAGTGTGTCGCCCTCGCCCAGGTTCATCAAGCGGACACCCTTGGTCTGGCGCCCAGCCTTGCGAACCTGACGTGCGGCGGTCCGGATGACACCGCCACCGGAAGTGATGGCGTACAGCTCCGTCTCGTCATCGACGATCAGCGCTCCGACCAGACTGCCACGTTTGCGGTCGTACTGGATCGTCAGGATCCCCTTGCCGCCACGGCCCTGAACCGTGTATTCCTCGATCGCGGTGCGCTTTGCGTAGCCGCCGGCGGTCGCGACCAGCAGATATGTGTCCGGTTGGACCACATTGAGGGACAGCAGCCGGTCGTCCTCGTTGAACCGCATGCCCTGCACGCCCGAGGTGGCCCGCCCCATCGGGCGCAGCGCCTCATCGGTCGCGGAGAACCGGATCGACTGGCCGTTTGCACTGACCAGCAGGAGGTCGTCGTCGGCCGAGCACAGCACCGCACCGACCAGTTCGTCACCGTCACGCAAGTTGATCGCCACGATGCCGCCGGAACGGTTCGAATCGAAGTCGACCAGCCTGGACTTCTTCACCAGGCCGTTGCGGGTGGCGAGCACCAGATACGGCGCGTCCTCGTAGCTCTTGATCTGGATGACCTGGGCGATCCGCTCTTCCGGCTGGAAGGCCAGCAGGTTCGCGACGTGCTGACCGCGCGCGGTGCGTGAGGTCTCCGGCAGCTCATAGGCCTTCGCCCGGTAGACGCGGCCCTGCGTGGTGAAGAACAGGATCCAGTCGTGGGTCGAGCAGACGAAGAAGTGGTTGACGATGTCGTCCTGCTTGAGCCCGGCTCCCTGCACGCCCTTGCCGCCGCGTTTCTGGCTGCGGTAGAGGTCGGTCTTGGTGCGCTTGGCGTACCCGGTCTCGGTGATCGTGACGACCACATCCTCGCGGGCGATCAGGTCTTCGTCGCTGACCTCGCCGTCGGCCGGCATGATGCGGGTCCGGCGGTCGTCACCGTGCTTCTCGACGATCTCGGCCAGCTCATCGCGGACGATCGCGCGCTGCCGTTCCGGCTTGGCCAGAATGTCCTCGAGGTCGGCGATCTCGGCTTCTATCTTGGCCAGATCGTCGACGATCTTCTGCCGTTCCAGGGCAGCCAACCGGCGCAGCTGCATGTCCAGGATGGCCTGGGCCTGGATCTCGTCGATGTCGAGGAGCTCGATCAGGCCGGCCCGGGCGATCTCGACGGTCTGCGACGCCCGGATCAGGGCGATCACCTCGTCGAGTGCGTCGAGGGCCTTGACCAGTCCGCGCAGGATGTGGGCCCGCTCGTTCGCCTTGCGCAACCGGTACCGGGTGCGCCGGATGATGACGTCGAGTTGATGCGCGACGTAATGCCGGATCATCTGGTCCAGGCGCAGTGTGCGCGGCACCCCGTCGACGATCGACAGCATGTTGGCGCCGAAGCTGGTCTGCAGCTGGGTGTGCTTGTAGAGGTTGTTCAGCACGACCTTCGCGACGGCATCGCGCTTGAGCTCCACCACGATTCGTAGACCGACGCGGTCGCTGGACTGGTCCTCGATGTTGGAGATGCCGGCCAGCTTGCCGTCGCGCACCTGCTCGGCGATCGAGGTGATGAAGTTGTCGTGGTTGACCTGGTACGGCAATTCGGTGATGACGATGCCGGTGCGGCCACGGCTGTCCTCTTCGATTTCCACCACACCGCGCATCCGGATGGAGCCGCGGCCGGTGGTGTAGGCGTCATGGATACCCTGGGATCCGACGATCAAGCCCGAGGTGGGGAAGTCCGGCCCCTTGACCCGCTCACATACCGCGGCGAGGGTGGCCTCTTCGTCGGCCTCATGGTTCTCGAGGCACCAGTACACGGCCTCGGCCAACTCCCGCAGGTTGTGCGGAGGGATGTTGGTGGCCATACCGACGGCGATGCCGCCCGAACCATTCGCCAGGAGGTTCGGGAACCGGCTGGGCAGCACCGTGGGTTCCTGCACCCGGCCGTCGTAGTTGGGGATGAATTCGACTGTCTCCTCGTCGATTTCCCGCAACATCTCCATGGCCAGCGGCGTCAGCCGGGCCTCGGTGTAACGCATGGCGGCAGCGGGATCGTTACCCGGCGAGCCGAAGTTGCCCTGACCGTCGACCAATGGGTAGCGCAACGACCAGGGCTGAGCCATCCGGACCAGGGTGTCGTAGATCGACGAGTCACCGTGCGGGTGATAGTTACCCATCGTCTCGGCCACCGAGCGCGCTGATTTCGCGTGGCTGCGGTCGGGGCGGAACCCGGAGTCGTACATCGCATAAAGCACGCGGCGGTGCACGGGCTTGAGACCGTCACGCACCTCGGGAAGGGCGCGGCCGACGATCACGCTCATGGCGTAGTCGATGTAGCTGCGCTGCATCTCGTGCTGGATGTCGACCGGTTCGATGCGGTCAGAGGTTCCGTCGCCGGGTGGCAACGTGGTGTCAGTCATGAGTTCCTCGCTCGTTGGCTCGGCGTGATGCGGTCAAAGGCCATCTGGACGCGACGCGAATTACGGTGGCGCGCATGGCAGGTGGGTCCTCGGGTTCACAGCGCCGCCGTGTGGTTGTGCTCCCACTTTTCGATCGGCGGTCCCAGCTCCGTCAGGAAAGTTGCGGCGTGCGGAAACGACGGGTCCTCGAGATCCCGATAGAACTCGTAGGGGCCGCAGCCCGGCTCGGCCATGGTGGGTTCGACCAGAGTGCGCATGGCGTCCGCGGCGCGGTCTGCGGCATCTGGGGCGACCTTGACCCGGATGAATGCTGTGTGCATCGGTTGTCTGCCTAAACGTCCAGGAAACGAACATCTTTGGCGTTACGCGTGATGAAGCTGCGGCGTGCTTCGACGTCCTCGCCCATCAGGATGGAGAACAGCTCGTCGGCAGCAGCGGCATCGTCAAGCGTCACCTGACGCAATACCCGCACCGACGGATCCATGGTGGTCTCCCACAACTCCTTGGCGTCCATCTCGCCGAGACCCTTGTAGCGCTGGATACCGTCGTCGACATTGATCCGCTTACCCGCTGCCTTACCGGCCTCGAGCAGGCCGTCCCGCTCACGGTCTGAGTAGGCGAACTCCGGTTCCTGCCGCTGCCATTTGAGCTTGTACAGCGGCGGCTGTGCCAGGAAGATGTGGCCGTGCTCCACCAGCGGTTTCATGAACCGGAAAAGCAGGGTCAGCAGCAGGGTTGAGATGTGCTGGCCATCGACGTCGGCGTCGGCCATCAACACGATCTTGTGATAGCGCAGCTTGCTGATGTCGAACTCGTCATGGATACCGGTGCCCAGTGCGGTGATGATGGCCTGGACTTCGGTGTTCTTCAAAACCCGGTCGATACGGGCCTTTTCGACGTTGATGATCTTGCCGCGCAGCGGCAGGATGGCCTGGAACATCGAGTCCCGGCCGCTCTTGGCCGAGCCGCCGGCCGAATCACCCTCCACCACATACAGTTCGGACTTCGACGGATCGGTCGAGCGGCAGTCAGCCAGCTTGCCCGGCAGGCCGCCGATGTCGGTCGCACTCTTGCGGCGGACCAGTTCGCGCGCCTTACGTGCGGCGATACGCGCCTGGGCTGACGAAACCGCCTTGTTCACCACGGTTTTCGCCTCGGCGGGATTCGCCTCGAACCAGTGGGTCAGCTGTTCGTTGCAGATCTTCTGAACGAACGACTTGACCTCGGTGTTACCGAGCTTGGTCTTGGTCTGGCCCTCGAACTGCGGCTGAGCCACCTTGACCGAGATGACCGCTGCCAACCCCTCGCGAATGTCGTCGCCGGTGAGGTTCGGATCCTTGTCCTTGAGCAGCTTCTTGTCTTTGGCGTACTTGTTCACCACGGTTGTCAGCGCCGAGCGGAAACCCTCTTCGTGGGTACCGCCCTCATGCGTGTTGATGGTGTTGGCGAACGTGTGCACCGACTCGGAGTATCCGGCGTTCCACTGCATCGCGATCTCGACCTCGTGGCCGGTGCCCTTGCCGTCGAAATCGATGACGCTGGGCTGGATCGCGGTCTTGGTGCGGTTGATGTGCTTGACGAAGTCGACCAGACCGCCGGGGTAATGGAAGGTCCGGTGCTTCACCTTGTGCGGTGCGGCGGCCTCGGCCGCCGTCTCCTCAGCCGACTTGGGTGCGGCGGCGGTGTCGGCGACCACCTCGTCGGTGATCTCGTCTTGGGTGACCCGTTCATCGGTGAGCTCGATGGTCAGGCCCTTGTTGAGGAAGGCCATCTCCTGCAGACGCCGGGCGATGGTCTCGAAGTCGTACACCGTGGTTTCGAAGACATTCGGATCCGCCCAGAACCGGATGGTGGTGCCGGTCTCCTTGGTCTTCTCACCCTGTCGCAGGGTGCCGGGGACCGAATTGTCGTAGGTCTGGAACCACTCGTATCCGTCGGTACGGACATCGGCTTCCAGCCGCGTGGACAGCGCGTTGACCACCGAGACGCCGACGCCGTGCAAACCGCCGGACACCTGGTAGGCACCCTCTTCGAACTTGCCGCCGGCGTGCAGGACGGTCATCACGACATCGATCGTCGGGATACCGGTGGCGTGCATGGCGACCGGAATGCCTCGCCCGTCGTCGGTGACCTGCACACCGCCGTCCTCGAGAATGCGGACGTCGACCTTCGTCGCGAACCCGGCCATCGCCTCGTCTACCGCGTTGTCGACGACCTCCCACACAAGGTGATGCAGGCCGCGTTCCCCGGTGGAACCGATATACATGCCGGGGCGTTTACGTACAGCCTCGAGGCCTTCCAGCACTTTGATCGAGTCGGCACCGTACTGATTCTGGGCAGCCACGTCGGACGCGTCTCCTTGGGGTTCGCGGGAGGCGGCAGCGTCACCGCCCTGCAGATCTCGCCACAGTCTACCGGTCGACACGTATAGGGCCGACTCTGCAGCGGCGTTTCCACCTATCTAACTGCGCCGTGCGCGGAATTTCTCGGGTATCGGTGCCTCCGGACGCTTGAGGAGATCCATTTTGCGCGTCTCGGGGTTCTCAGCGCAGTCCTAGCCGTAGGTGTCGCGGGGACCGCGGCCGGACACGTGATACCGGCCCTTCCGCCACGACGGGCCGACCGGGCCCACGATTTTCAGCGAGGTCACCACGCCGTCGCCGACCGCGGCGGCGATCTTGGCCAGCAGCTGGGACTGCACCATCCGCAGCTGGGTGGCCCACGCGGTGGACTCCGCCGACACCGTCAACACGCCCTCGTTCAAGCCGGTCGGGTTCGCATGGTCGGCGATCTGGTCGCCGACCACGGTCCGCCACCGGCCGAACACCGAACCCTCGGCAACCCTCGAGCCCCACCCCCGCACCTTCGCCAGGTCCTGGGTCGCGGCACCGAGCGGCTGTGGATCACGGATATCTGGCCCCGGGCCCGACCAACTCCGGCGACGACCGGCATTGCCGGCGACGCGTCGGACCGGGGCCCTGCGACCACGGCCGACATCCTTGCCTTGGCTGCGGGCCGCGCCTCGAGCCTCCTCCAGGGTCCGCCGCACCAGGTCCATGCCGCGCATGCGGCTGAGATCTTCGGGCGACACCGCGGGGGTCGGGTCGGAGGATTCTGCGGGATCGTTCGTCATGACTGCACCACCGATATCCGTCCCTGGTCGCTTTCGGTCATCCTGATCTCGACGCGGTTGACCGCCCAGTCCTGCGGGATGTCCTCACCGACCGCCGCGGTGACCAGAACCTGTTCGGCTTCACCGGCCACCGCTGCCAGGGCCTGCCTCCTCGAGGTATCCAATTCGGCGAAGACATCGTCGAGCAGCAGCACCGGATCGACGCCGTCCGAGCGCAGCAATTCGTAGGCCCCTAACCTCAGGGCAAGCGCCATCGACCACGATTCACCGTGGCTGGCAAAGCCTTTGGCGGGTTGATCACCCAGCCACAGCTCGAGATCGTCGCGATGCGGACCCACCAGACAGACTCCACGATCCAGCTCGGCGTCGCGGCGCCGGGCCAGCCCGTCCAGCAGCGCCGCCTCGTAGAACTCCACGGATTCCGGGCCCGGAGCGTTCTCGATCGCCTCCACGCTGCTGCGGTACTTGATGGTCGCGGGCCTGCTGGACGGCGCCAACAATTGGTAGGCCTTCTGGACCTCCGGATGAAGCTGCTCGACCAGTGCGATGCGCGCGGCGATCAGCGCCGCACCATGCGTGGCGAGGTGCCCGTCCCACACGTCGAGGGTGTCCAGGACACTGCGGTCGCCCCGATAACGTGCTCCGGCAGCGGTTTTCAGCAGCGCGGTACGCTGGCGCACAACCTTGTCATAGTCAGCACGGATACCGGCGATGGTCGGCCGGCGGGTGGTGGCCAGCTCATCGAGGTAGCGCCTACGCTCTCCGGGATCCCCTCGGACCAGCGCAAGGTCCTCCGGGCTGAACAACACCGCGCGCAACACCCCGAGGATTTCGCGGGGCGAACGTACCGGCGAACGGTTCAGCCGGGCTTTGTTGGCACGGCCGCTGGTGATCTCGAGATCGACCGCCAGTTCCCGTCCCTCGTTGACCACGATGCTCGAGACGATCGCGCGCGGCGCACCGGCCCGGATCAGGGGCGCATCGGAGGCCACCCGGTGGGAACCCAACGTGGCGCAATACCACAGCGCCTCAACGAGATTCGTCTTGCCGAAACCGTTCGATCCGACGAACACCGTGCGGCCGGGCTCGAGCTCGAGCTCGACATGTGCCCAGGACCGGTAGTCGGTCAGTCCCAGGTGACGGACATACATCGGAATTACGCCTAACCGGACTCACTGATCCGGTGCACAGCATGTCCACCGAACTGGTTACGAAGGGCCGAGACGGCTTTCATGGTGGGGGAGTCCTCTTGCCTCGAGGCGAACCGCGCGAACAACGACGCCGCGATCACCGGCATCGGAACCCGGTGACTGATGGCCTCCTCCACGGTCCAGCGGCCTTCCCCGGAATCCTCGGTGTACCCGCTGATCGCGGAGAAACCTGGATCCTCCTTGAGCGCCTTGGCCAGTAGCTGCTGCAGCCACGAGCGCACCACGGTGCCGTTCGTCCAGGCCTGGATCACCGCTTGCGGATCGGTGATCAGTTCCTCGGCCGCCAGCAGTTCGTATCCCTCGGCGTAGGCGTGCATCAGGCCGTATTCGATGCCGTTGTGCACCATCTTGGCGTAGTGGCCCGCGCCCACCGGACCGGCATGAACGAATCCGTCGGCCACGTCACCCTCAGGACGCAACGTGTCGAAGATCGGCATGGCTCGAGCCACGTCGGCGTCACTGCCGCCGACCATCAGTCCGTAGCCCTCGTGCAGACCCCAGACACCGCCCGACACACCGGCATCGATGAAGTTGATTCCCTTGTCGCCCAACAACTTTGCGTGGGGACCATCTTCGGTGTATCGGGAGTTGCCGCCGTCGATCACCAAGTCACCGGGGCCCAGCACATCAGCGAGCTCGCCGATGGTCTCGTGCGTCACCGTGCCCGACGGCACCATCACCCAGACCACCCGCGGCGCCTCGAGCGCGCCGGCCAGATCCTCCAGGCTGGCCACGTCACTCACTTCGGGGCGAGGGTCATAGCCCACGACCTCATGGCCCCCGGCGCGCAGGCGCTCGCGCATGTTGAAGCCCATCTTGCCCAGGCCGACTAACCCCAGTTGCATGTGCGCCCTCTCTAGCCCGGGCCGGTCAGCCGGGAAGGCGTACCGGCATCAACAGATAGACGTAATCGGTCTTGGCGGCCGGGAACGGACCCGAACCACCTCCGCTACCACCATCCTCGCTCGTCGGCCGCAACACCGCGGGGCGACTCGGCGTGGTGAAACCGAAAGTAACGCGGTCGGAATGCAGCGAGCTCAGCCCATCGGTCAGGTAGGTCGGGTTGAACGCGATGGTCAACGGGTCGCCGGCGAACTCGACCGGCAAGTCTTCCTCGGCCCGGCCCACGTCATCGGCGCCGGCCGACAGCCTGAGCACGTCATCGCCGAATTCCATGCGGATCTGGGCACCCCGGTCGGCCACCAGCGCCACACGCTTGATCGCCTCGGTGAGCTCGGCGACCCCGATGGTGGCCACCGCGGTGTGCTCGCTCGGCAACAGCTGACGGAACTTCGGGAACTCCGCGTCGAGCAGGCGGGTGGTGCTGCGCTTGCCGTTACTGCGGATACCGAGCAGGCCGTCCTTGCCGACCGACGCACCGGAGCCCAGCGACAGATGGACCTGATTGCCGTCGGTGCCCGCCTTGGCCGCCTCGGCCAGCGTCTTCGCCGGCACCAGCACGGCGGCTTCGATGTCGCTGGCGCTGGTCTCCCAGGTCAGCTCACGCACGGCGAGCCGGAAGCGATCGGTCGCCGCCAAAACCACTGATTCACCGGAGATCTCGACCCGGATACCGGTAAGCATGGGCAGGGTGTCGTCACGGCCTGCCGCGACCGCGACCTGGCCGATGGCCTCTGCGAACAGATCCGACGACACCACGCCGGTTTCTTCGGGCAGGGTCGGCAGCGCGGGGTAATCCTCGACAGCCAGGGTCGGCAGCGAGAACCGGGCGCTTCCGCAGGTCAGTGCTACCCGGGTGCCCTCGACGCTGAGCTCGACCGGCTTGGCGGGCAGCGCCTTGGTGATGTCGGACAGCAGTCGCCCTGACACCAAAACGCTTCCGGGAGAAGCGATTTCGGCGCTGACACGTACCTCGGCGGAAACTTCGTAGTCGAAGCCGGAGATGGTCAGGCCGTCGTCGGTGCCGGTCAGCAGGACGCCGGCCAGCACCGGGATGGTGGGCCGGGTCGGCAGATTGCGGGCCACCCAGGCCACCGCATCCGCGAAGTCCTCACGCACCACGCGGAACTTCAAGTCGGTCAGCCCAGCCGTCGTCGTCGCCACGTGCTATGCGCCCCTTCGATGATCCCCATAACGAGCTCTACCAGCATCTTCCCAAAACCGCACCATGCAGCCTGACGCTGAATGACAAAGCTGGAAACCGCTGTCGATGAACCACCGTAGAGCTTTCCGCATCAACTTGAAAGCTAATCGATCGGGGTGACATCCCCGCTTCGCGAGCCCGATCGGACGGGAGGTCCGCTCGGTGTCCCCAAGCCCCTTCTTCTAGAAAGAACTCTTAGAAGATATTTGAGTAACAGTATTAGGGGCTGTGAAAACTGGGGATGAACGGGTGTTTGCCCAGCACCGTCGGTGTGTCGCAATGTTAGTCCGCTGTGGAGACCGGTGGATGGACCGGCGCTCGGGTGTGGACAGAACGGTGAGTGTGGATGATTTTGTCATTCATCCCGTGGTTTGCCCGCAGGTTGTGCACAGCCGTATCCACAGCGGTGAGCTGTGACTTGTGAGGCGCAATGAGGCGGAAGTTGTTACAAGATTTTTCGCCGGACGGGCCTGAAGAGACCACGATGTGAGACGGCGGAGGCATTACGACGGCGGCACGGCGGCACGACTGAGCCCCCTCGAGTGTCGTCTCGAGGGGGAGTCAGGCGAGATACAGCGGGGGATTCAGCGCTTGGCGCGCTGACGAATCCGGGTGGTGAGTTCCTTCACGTGGTCGAAAACCTCGCGTCGCTCGGCCATCTCGCCACGGATCTTCTTCTCCGCGTACATGACCGTGGTGTGATCGCGCCCGAATGCCTGGCCGATCTTGGGCAGGGACAGATCGGTGAGCTCACGGCACAGATACATGGCGATCTGCCGGGACTGAGCCAACGCGCGGGTCTTGCCGGGGCCGCGTAGTTCCTCGACGGTGGTCTCGAAGTACTCGGCGGTGGCCGCCATGATCGCGGCCGTACTGATCTGCATGGTCGTCGCGTCGGCGATCAGATCGCGCAACACGACTTCGGCCAGTGACTTGTCGATCCGGGTCTTGTTCAGCGAGGCGAAGGCGGTGACACGGATCAGCGCACCCTCGAGCTCACGGATGTTGCGTTCGATGCTGCTGGCGATGAGCTCGAGCACGTCATCAGGCACGTCCAGACGATCCATCTGCGCCTTCTTACGCAGGATCGCGATGCGCGTCTCGAGCTCAGGCGGCTGAACATCGGTGATCAGGCCCCACTCGAAGCGGGTCCGGAGCCGGTCCTCGAGCGTGGCCAGCTGCTTGGGCGGGCGATCCGAGGAGATGACGATCTGCTTGTTGGCGTTGTGCAGGGTGTTGAAGGTATGGAAGAACTCTTCCTGGATACCTTCCTTCCCCTCGATGAACTGGATGTCGTCGACGAGCAGGATGTCGATGTCGCGGTAACTGCGCTTGAACGAGGCTTTGCGGTCGTCGCGGAGCGAGTTGATGAAGTCGTTGGTGAATTCCTCTGTGGAGACGTACTTCACGCGCATGCCCGGGAAGAGACGTTGCGCATAGTTTCCGGCCGCGTGCAGCAGATGCGTCTTGCCGAGGCCGGATTCACCCCAGATGAACAACGGGTTGTAGGCCCGGGCGGGTGCCTCGGCGATGGCGAGGGTCGCGGCGTGGGCGAAGCGGTTGGACGCACCGATGACGAAGGTGTCGAAGGTGTAGCGCCGGTTGAGATTGACCGCGTTGTCATCGCTGACCGTCGAGTCCCGCTGCGGGCTGCTGAAGTAGGTCGGCCAACTCTCCTCGGCGCTGACCTTGGCGGCCCGGTCGTCGTCGATCTCGTCCGCGTCGGTGGCCGGCTGCGCCGAGGTGCTCTCCGGTGCCCCATCGCCGGCCGAGTCAGCCGTCTCGGCGGGGGAGTCCGCGGATTCCTCGGAGGGTGTGGCGATGCGCACACCGAGTTCGACGCGCTGGCCCAGTTTGCGACTGAGCGCGTTGATGATGGGCTCGCGGAGGTGGCGTTCGATCTCGTTCTGGACGAACGTGGTGGGAACCGAGAGCAGAGCAAACCCCTCGGCGATCACGAGCGGTTCCACCAGCTTGAGCCAGGCTCTTTGCTGCGGGGTCAGCTGGGGTGCGGCTGGATCACCTGCGGGACCGGACTGTGCACCGCGGTCGCCGTTGAGCTCGGCGACGACGCTGTTCCAGACGGCGACGAATGGTGGGTCGGGGTCCGCTGTCAACGACCGTTTCCCCCTTTGAGGTGCATCGAGGTCGATCCGGTGACGACCAAAAAGAACGATGACGAACTGTCCACATATTTATCCACAGCTTGTGGAGAAAGGACAGTCGTCGTCGCTCTGTGTCTGTTGTGAGAGCGTCGGGGCCGGGTTCGTCACGTGCTGTGAAGCTGCACCGCGGAGCGACGTCCTCATTTTATTGTCCGGAGCCGGTCCAGGCTCGGAACGGCATTGCCAGAAGCTAACAGTTTTCTCTCGATGTGCCAACAGTTCTGCAACATCGGAAGGAGTCCAAGTAAGCGGGTCCGCGCAGGTTTGACCGAGGGAAATCTCATCAGTACCCTCGAGCAGTCGCCCGCACGTGGCGGTACGGCTGCGCCCGGGAGGTTCCGGAGAATGCGCCGGTTAGTAAAGCACGACGGACGAGCTTAAATCGAGCTTGCACGGTAACCGCGTTTCGGCGGCACTTCGGTGTCGTCGGGTGCGGGTGCCAAATGGAACAAGGAGAGATTGCCGTGGCCAAGGGCAAGCGGACTTACCAGCCCAACAACCGCCGCCGTGCGCGTGTGCATGGGTTCCGGCTGCGGATGCGTACGCGCGCCGGCCGCGCCATCGTCGCCAACCGTCGTGGCAAGGGCCGTCGCGCACTTACTGCGTGATACGACGCAGGATCTAGCGCGGTGCTCCCGGCTCGATACCGGATGAGGCGGTCCGCGGAGTTCAGTGCCACCGTCAGTCGTGGCGCGCGTGCAGTCCAACCTGACGTTGTCGTACACGCGCTACACGAGGGAACGGACGCTACCGGCCCGCGGGTCGGTCTGATCGTGTCCAAAGCTGTCGGTAACGCCGTGGAACGTCATCGGGTGTCGCGGCGGCTGCGTCATGTCGCCCGCACCGTCATACCGCAACTGGACGCCACCGACCTGGTGGTGATCCGGGCTCGTGCGGGCAGTAGTGAAGCGCCGTCGTCGCGGCTGGAGCAGCAGTTGCAGCGCGCTCTCGAGCGCCTTGAGTCGCGGCGCAGGACGACCCCATGATTCGCAGGGCGGGTGTCGGTGCTGCCCGCGGTGCGATCTTCCTGATTCAGCTCTACCGTCACACCATCTCTCCGCTTCGACTGCCGTCGTGCCGGTTCATGCCGACCTGCAGTCAGTACGCGGTCGACGCCCTCACCGAATACGGCCTGTTCCGCGGCGGGTGGCTGACGTTGATCCGACTGCTGAAATGCGGACCTTGGCATCCAGGGGGATGGGACCCCATCCCGGACCGGTGCCCACACGATCACGAGTCCTTCACGTCTGATGAGACCGTGTCTGGCGAGATAGCCGCCGAAAACCTTGTCTGGGAGACCCCAGCGAAGCGAGGGGAGAGCAAGTCGCGTGTTTAATTGGTTCAGCCTGGACATCATCTATTACCCGGTGTCGGCGATCATGTGGGTTTGGTACAAGGCGTTCGCCTTCCTGCTCGGCCCCGAGAATTTCTTCGCCTGGGCGCTGTCGGTGATGTTCCTGGTGTTCACCCTGCGCGCGATCCTCTACAAACCCTTCGTCAAGCAGATCCGCACCACGCGGCAGATGCAGGAACTGCAGCCGCAGATCAAGGCCCTGCAGAAGAAGTACGGCAAGGACCGCCAGCGGATGGCACTGGAGATGCAGAAGCTGCAGCGCGAGCACGGGTTCAACCCGATCCTTGGCTGTCTGCCGATGCTGGCGCAG includes these proteins:
- the gyrA gene encoding DNA gyrase subunit A; this encodes MTDTTLPPGDGTSDRIEPVDIQHEMQRSYIDYAMSVIVGRALPEVRDGLKPVHRRVLYAMYDSGFRPDRSHAKSARSVAETMGNYHPHGDSSIYDTLVRMAQPWSLRYPLVDGQGNFGSPGNDPAAAMRYTEARLTPLAMEMLREIDEETVEFIPNYDGRVQEPTVLPSRFPNLLANGSGGIAVGMATNIPPHNLRELAEAVYWCLENHEADEEATLAAVCERVKGPDFPTSGLIVGSQGIHDAYTTGRGSIRMRGVVEIEEDSRGRTGIVITELPYQVNHDNFITSIAEQVRDGKLAGISNIEDQSSDRVGLRIVVELKRDAVAKVVLNNLYKHTQLQTSFGANMLSIVDGVPRTLRLDQMIRHYVAHQLDVIIRRTRYRLRKANERAHILRGLVKALDALDEVIALIRASQTVEIARAGLIELLDIDEIQAQAILDMQLRRLAALERQKIVDDLAKIEAEIADLEDILAKPERQRAIVRDELAEIVEKHGDDRRTRIMPADGEVSDEDLIAREDVVVTITETGYAKRTKTDLYRSQKRGGKGVQGAGLKQDDIVNHFFVCSTHDWILFFTTQGRVYRAKAYELPETSRTARGQHVANLLAFQPEERIAQVIQIKSYEDAPYLVLATRNGLVKKSRLVDFDSNRSGGIVAINLRDGDELVGAVLCSADDDLLLVSANGQSIRFSATDEALRPMGRATSGVQGMRFNEDDRLLSLNVVQPDTYLLVATAGGYAKRTAIEEYTVQGRGGKGILTIQYDRKRGSLVGALIVDDETELYAITSGGGVIRTAARQVRKAGRQTKGVRLMNLGEGDTLIAIARNAEEDSDADGEESDEA
- a CDS encoding antibiotic biosynthesis monooxygenase gives rise to the protein MHTAFIRVKVAPDAADRAADAMRTLVEPTMAEPGCGPYEFYRDLEDPSFPHAATFLTELGPPIEKWEHNHTAAL
- the gyrB gene encoding DNA topoisomerase (ATP-hydrolyzing) subunit B; translation: MAAQNQYGADSIKVLEGLEAVRKRPGMYIGSTGERGLHHLVWEVVDNAVDEAMAGFATKVDVRILEDGGVQVTDDGRGIPVAMHATGIPTIDVVMTVLHAGGKFEEGAYQVSGGLHGVGVSVVNALSTRLEADVRTDGYEWFQTYDNSVPGTLRQGEKTKETGTTIRFWADPNVFETTVYDFETIARRLQEMAFLNKGLTIELTDERVTQDEITDEVVADTAAAPKSAEETAAEAAAPHKVKHRTFHYPGGLVDFVKHINRTKTAIQPSVIDFDGKGTGHEVEIAMQWNAGYSESVHTFANTINTHEGGTHEEGFRSALTTVVNKYAKDKKLLKDKDPNLTGDDIREGLAAVISVKVAQPQFEGQTKTKLGNTEVKSFVQKICNEQLTHWFEANPAEAKTVVNKAVSSAQARIAARKARELVRRKSATDIGGLPGKLADCRSTDPSKSELYVVEGDSAGGSAKSGRDSMFQAILPLRGKIINVEKARIDRVLKNTEVQAIITALGTGIHDEFDISKLRYHKIVLMADADVDGQHISTLLLTLLFRFMKPLVEHGHIFLAQPPLYKLKWQRQEPEFAYSDRERDGLLEAGKAAGKRINVDDGIQRYKGLGEMDAKELWETTMDPSVRVLRQVTLDDAAAADELFSILMGEDVEARRSFITRNAKDVRFLDV
- a CDS encoding DUF721 family protein, which produces MTNDPAESSDPTPAVSPEDLSRMRGMDLVRRTLEEARGAARSQGKDVGRGRRAPVRRVAGNAGRRRSWSGPGPDIRDPQPLGAATQDLAKVRGWGSRVAEGSVFGRWRTVVGDQIADHANPTGLNEGVLTVSAESTAWATQLRMVQSQLLAKIAAAVGDGVVTSLKIVGPVGPSWRKGRYHVSGRGPRDTYG
- the recF gene encoding DNA replication/repair protein RecF (All proteins in this family for which functions are known are DNA-binding proteins that assist the filamentation of RecA onto DNA for the initiation of recombination or recombinational repair.) — its product is MYVRHLGLTDYRSWAHVELELEPGRTVFVGSNGFGKTNLVEALWYCATLGSHRVASDAPLIRAGAPRAIVSSIVVNEGRELAVDLEITSGRANKARLNRSPVRSPREILGVLRAVLFSPEDLALVRGDPGERRRYLDELATTRRPTIAGIRADYDKVVRQRTALLKTAAGARYRGDRSVLDTLDVWDGHLATHGAALIAARIALVEQLHPEVQKAYQLLAPSSRPATIKYRSSVEAIENAPGPESVEFYEAALLDGLARRRDAELDRGVCLVGPHRDDLELWLGDQPAKGFASHGESWSMALALRLGAYELLRSDGVDPVLLLDDVFAELDTSRRQALAAVAGEAEQVLVTAAVGEDIPQDWAVNRVEIRMTESDQGRISVVQS
- the gnd gene encoding phosphogluconate dehydrogenase (NAD(+)-dependent, decarboxylating) gives rise to the protein MQLGLVGLGKMGFNMRERLRAGGHEVVGYDPRPEVSDVASLEDLAGALEAPRVVWVMVPSGTVTHETIGELADVLGPGDLVIDGGNSRYTEDGPHAKLLGDKGINFIDAGVSGGVWGLHEGYGLMVGGSDADVARAMPIFDTLRPEGDVADGFVHAGPVGAGHYAKMVHNGIEYGLMHAYAEGYELLAAEELITDPQAVIQAWTNGTVVRSWLQQLLAKALKEDPGFSAISGYTEDSGEGRWTVEEAISHRVPMPVIAASLFARFASRQEDSPTMKAVSALRNQFGGHAVHRISESG